One stretch of Pseudomonadota bacterium DNA includes these proteins:
- a CDS encoding TonB-dependent receptor, with translation MRARSRDRLWTGSAVRVAHASRKPRQGDAWGHGGHKSPPGLHSQAGIPAAHAFPGSRAPLRRRFLCCTWVMAVVGAGGLARSERAIAQGPSDQSRSDHEQPAQRSAPPQDGQEQPAEVIVVTGSRREERARDAVVATEVIGRHAIEQSGTRNVGELLQERAGLQLRRSYRGSALLLRGLGSEYTLVLVNGDRVPGRIGGAIDLSRYGVENVERVEIVRGPSSALYGADALGGVINIITRRPHAGLEGDALLSVGQNGSLDLTSRVGGRPARRVDFQLTAGLHRAGAFRSGAVEATRGSARRQWSAGLRVGLHAGTSHELRAQADYVQLELRGIDEGAGSAVFDRTQLQEQLVASVEQRLGVSDAALLVSRVSYNEFREQYLLDQRQGSALDKDEDNRERLAQATQLLHLRASGVHELSFGLEGLSQQLDSPRIDSRGRRVRLSVFGQDEWQVLVQGQTRLRVVPGLRLDADSQFGRQLSPKLALRLDAGPALVLRAMYGRGFRAPSFKELLLRFENPTAGYAVSGNPDLRAERSHGVDLGVAWRPHDVLDLRTSLFRNDLDGMIAVVMLDTSATGRRFSYQNLRSAWTMGVESAAELRPGGVFALSLAHTLTQTWDADKHRRLEGRPLHRLTAAPRFRCSDWGSDASVRVALLLGRVFYEDENNDGVEEQLRAPVLAQVDLRLAKHFGREFELAFGIDNLLDAGDRYSVLRPRTAYGAVRGRY, from the coding sequence TTGAGAGCGCGAAGCCGCGACCGGCTGTGGACGGGCAGCGCCGTCCGAGTCGCGCATGCCAGTCGCAAGCCGCGTCAAGGGGATGCATGGGGACACGGGGGACACAAGTCGCCGCCTGGGCTGCACAGCCAGGCCGGAATACCGGCAGCACACGCCTTTCCGGGAAGCCGGGCACCGCTCAGGCGGCGATTCCTGTGCTGTACGTGGGTAATGGCCGTGGTGGGCGCCGGGGGCCTCGCGAGGTCCGAGCGGGCGATTGCCCAGGGACCATCCGACCAGTCCCGGAGCGACCACGAGCAGCCAGCCCAACGCAGCGCGCCACCGCAGGATGGGCAGGAGCAGCCCGCCGAGGTGATCGTCGTCACCGGCTCGCGCCGCGAGGAGCGGGCCCGTGACGCGGTCGTCGCGACCGAGGTCATCGGCCGGCACGCCATCGAACAGAGCGGGACGCGCAACGTCGGGGAGTTGCTGCAGGAACGCGCCGGCCTGCAGCTCAGGCGATCGTACCGGGGCAGCGCGCTTCTGTTGCGCGGGCTGGGCTCGGAATACACCCTCGTGTTGGTCAATGGCGACCGTGTGCCAGGTCGGATCGGGGGGGCGATCGATCTGTCGCGCTACGGTGTCGAGAACGTCGAACGTGTGGAAATCGTGCGCGGGCCGAGCTCGGCGCTCTACGGTGCCGACGCCCTGGGCGGTGTGATCAACATCATCACGCGCAGGCCGCACGCAGGGCTCGAAGGCGACGCGCTGCTGAGCGTTGGGCAAAACGGCAGCCTGGATCTCACGTCGCGCGTGGGGGGCCGGCCGGCGCGGCGCGTCGACTTCCAGCTAACGGCGGGTCTGCATCGAGCCGGTGCGTTTCGCAGCGGCGCGGTAGAGGCCACTCGAGGCAGCGCTCGCCGGCAGTGGTCGGCGGGCCTGCGCGTAGGACTGCATGCCGGCACCTCGCACGAGCTTCGCGCGCAGGCGGATTATGTGCAGCTCGAGCTGCGCGGGATCGACGAGGGTGCCGGATCTGCCGTGTTCGATCGCACGCAGTTGCAGGAGCAGCTGGTCGCAAGTGTCGAGCAGCGTCTGGGCGTCTCGGACGCGGCGCTCCTTGTCAGCAGGGTGAGCTATAACGAGTTCCGCGAGCAATACCTGCTCGACCAGCGCCAGGGCAGCGCGCTCGACAAGGACGAAGACAACCGCGAGCGGCTCGCGCAGGCGACGCAGCTGCTGCATCTGCGGGCATCCGGCGTGCATGAGCTGAGCTTTGGTCTGGAGGGGCTGTCGCAGCAGCTGGACTCGCCTCGTATTGACAGCCGGGGCCGCCGCGTACGCCTGTCGGTGTTCGGCCAGGATGAGTGGCAAGTGCTGGTCCAGGGCCAGACGCGGCTGCGCGTGGTGCCGGGCTTGAGGCTCGACGCCGACTCGCAATTCGGCCGCCAGCTTTCTCCCAAGCTCGCACTGCGGCTGGACGCCGGCCCGGCGCTGGTGCTGCGTGCCATGTACGGGCGCGGCTTCCGAGCCCCGTCGTTCAAGGAGCTGCTGCTGCGTTTCGAGAATCCCACCGCAGGCTATGCCGTATCGGGAAACCCGGACCTGCGCGCGGAACGCAGTCATGGCGTCGATCTAGGTGTCGCGTGGCGGCCTCACGACGTGCTCGACCTGCGAACCAGCCTCTTCCGTAATGACCTCGACGGCATGATAGCGGTGGTCATGCTCGACACGAGCGCGACAGGTCGGCGTTTTTCCTATCAGAACCTCCGCTCGGCATGGACCATGGGAGTGGAGTCGGCCGCCGAGTTGCGCCCGGGCGGCGTTTTCGCGTTGAGTCTCGCTCACACCCTCACGCAAACGTGGGATGCCGACAAGCACCGCCGCCTCGAAGGTCGCCCCCTGCATCGACTGACAGCAGCACCCCGCTTTCGTTGCTCGGACTGGGGATCCGACGCCTCGGTACGTGTCGCGCTTCTGCTCGGGCGGGTCTTTTACGAGGACGAGAACAACGATGGCGTCGAAGAACAGCTGCGCGCCCCGGTGCTCGCGCAGGTCGATCTGCGCCTGGCCAAGCACTTTGGCCGTGAATTCGAGTTGGCCTTTGGCATCGACAATCTTCTCGATGCCGGAGATCGATACTCTGTCCTGAGGCCCCGCACCGCGTATGGGGCGGTGCGGGGCCGCTATTGA
- a CDS encoding DUF3501 family protein: MMSLSDTQQALHPAEVMPRELYQQVRPQFLQGMVELKRRRRVALEPYATLVFENRDTVLFQIQEVLRIAPDASPARVRRQIDEYDPLVPRADELRATLMFDGQPGDQSASRALQIGRAGALSLRVGDAEIQAQPLEDEREVAHPVQFLRFALTREIARALDDPESAAALHLRARDHIASAPLAPETRSELLQDLQPCAGVARLAAVQRREVHPQRGEHGATAQGTSCGVRIPGRGTGPGSTHAGRAPCWPEIVRSGAITVDLLGYRAWVDAHEVHLTPAEFRLLRELLGHPGQVRSRRELLRDAWDIRGNVVTRTVDTHVTRLRAKLGRAGSSIECVRGAGYRYTQVRDLARIGPPARLADPPAQVAAASFRRPARTRSRPA, translated from the coding sequence ATGATGTCGCTTTCAGACACGCAGCAGGCGCTGCATCCGGCCGAGGTCATGCCGCGCGAGCTCTACCAGCAGGTCAGGCCGCAGTTCTTGCAGGGCATGGTGGAGCTCAAGCGCCGGCGTCGCGTGGCGCTCGAGCCCTACGCCACCTTGGTGTTCGAGAATCGAGATACGGTGCTTTTCCAGATCCAGGAGGTGCTGCGCATAGCGCCTGATGCGAGCCCGGCGCGCGTGCGGCGCCAGATCGACGAATACGATCCGCTCGTGCCGCGTGCAGATGAGCTGCGGGCTACCCTGATGTTCGACGGCCAACCCGGAGACCAGAGCGCGTCGCGGGCATTACAGATCGGCCGCGCGGGCGCGTTGAGCCTGCGCGTGGGCGACGCCGAGATTCAGGCACAACCGCTCGAGGACGAGCGAGAGGTGGCACACCCGGTTCAGTTCCTGCGTTTTGCTCTGACGCGCGAGATCGCGCGGGCACTCGATGACCCCGAATCAGCGGCCGCGCTGCATTTGCGAGCTCGCGACCACATCGCAAGCGCACCGCTCGCGCCCGAGACCCGCTCCGAGCTCTTGCAGGATTTGCAGCCATGCGCCGGCGTGGCTCGTTTGGCGGCGGTTCAGCGCAGGGAAGTCCATCCGCAACGGGGGGAGCATGGCGCAACCGCGCAGGGCACGAGCTGTGGCGTCCGGATCCCTGGTCGTGGCACCGGTCCCGGCTCGACCCACGCTGGCCGCGCGCCCTGCTGGCCCGAGATCGTGCGTTCCGGAGCCATTACGGTGGACCTGCTAGGCTATCGGGCCTGGGTGGACGCGCACGAGGTCCATTTGACTCCGGCGGAGTTTCGGCTGCTGCGGGAACTGCTCGGCCATCCGGGCCAGGTGCGCTCGCGTCGCGAGCTGCTGCGCGATGCCTGGGACATCCGGGGAAACGTGGTCACCCGCACGGTAGACACCCATGTTACGCGCCTGCGCGCGAAGTTGGGTCGTGCGGGAAGCAGCATCGAGTGCGTGCGGGGTGCAGGCTATCGCTACACCCAAGTACGGGACCTGGCACGCATTGGTCCTCCGGCCCGATTGGCCGATCCGCCCGCGCAAGTGGCTGCGGCCTCGTTTCGACGACCAGCGCGCACCAGGAGCAGACCGGCATGA
- a CDS encoding HmuY family protein has product MCLHHTRARDRITSVLPRPHQTIVVERTALVAAAVVLAGCAGDLEATQDPMGDPATTPGGSNPSRDGAFAFSEEASGHVVVSADASDRMLWRYLDLDQRRALEEGSAGWDLAFKRYRVLSNGGVSGPGGVQVAALVGKSFEQVERAPDSGWSVDQPDGPDGDQEVDNVFTNGVDTEGTGAWYAYDPATHVLTPEDVTYAVVSTQGRFYKLRFEDYYDSAGTPGHLSFRFAAIDAPPKGAPAVPGQPPRAPAMPAGTPTAPVMPPVTIPSAALRVDASDRMKWVYVGVQDGLVVPKTPETDLGWDLALRRTGIRTNSGTSGAGLGGAKEDDSMLAFADVSESSTLAFEVDEVAGGASPGSMPASSNPVLADWYDYDVATHRVSPKERTFLLRTAAGHYAKLRVWDWKDGVYSLSLAPVERRVQIVELELDASKPDAWTYLSLRDARQVEIADPAQSDLWDLALRRTQMRTNSGTSGTGKGGAAQAHVMMIDALAMLPSAGWQADQERPASDPSAPPQSLNPVLSEWFDYDASTHRVTPRKVVFALRTADGHGAAVQVLGYRDGVYSLRMAFAGPGSGSFR; this is encoded by the coding sequence ATGTGTCTGCACCATACGAGAGCACGCGATCGGATCACATCGGTGTTGCCAAGGCCACACCAAACCATCGTGGTGGAACGCACCGCGCTGGTCGCTGCTGCCGTCGTGCTGGCAGGGTGTGCGGGTGATCTCGAAGCCACGCAGGATCCCATGGGCGACCCGGCCACCACGCCCGGCGGCAGTAACCCGAGTCGCGATGGGGCGTTCGCGTTTTCGGAGGAAGCCTCCGGCCACGTTGTGGTGAGCGCCGATGCGAGCGACCGCATGCTGTGGCGCTACCTCGATCTCGACCAGCGCAGGGCGCTCGAAGAAGGCAGTGCGGGCTGGGACCTGGCGTTCAAGCGTTACCGGGTGCTCAGCAACGGTGGAGTCAGCGGTCCCGGAGGGGTTCAAGTCGCAGCGCTCGTGGGCAAGAGCTTCGAGCAGGTCGAAAGGGCTCCCGACTCGGGCTGGAGCGTCGACCAACCCGATGGGCCGGACGGCGACCAAGAGGTCGACAACGTCTTCACCAACGGGGTCGACACAGAAGGGACGGGTGCCTGGTACGCGTACGACCCGGCCACGCACGTGTTGACACCCGAGGACGTCACCTACGCCGTGGTTTCGACTCAGGGTCGCTTCTACAAGCTGCGCTTCGAGGACTACTACGACAGCGCGGGCACGCCCGGCCACCTGAGCTTTCGCTTCGCAGCCATCGACGCGCCCCCAAAGGGTGCTCCCGCAGTGCCGGGACAGCCCCCTCGGGCGCCCGCGATGCCCGCGGGCACGCCGACCGCGCCGGTCATGCCACCCGTTACGATACCGAGCGCTGCCCTGCGCGTCGACGCCTCGGACCGCATGAAGTGGGTCTACGTCGGTGTTCAAGACGGCCTCGTGGTGCCGAAGACCCCCGAGACCGACCTCGGTTGGGATCTGGCCCTGCGGCGCACCGGCATCCGCACCAATTCCGGCACCAGCGGGGCGGGGCTCGGTGGTGCCAAGGAGGACGACAGCATGCTCGCCTTCGCCGACGTCTCCGAAAGCTCGACGCTCGCGTTCGAGGTGGATGAAGTTGCCGGCGGTGCGTCCCCGGGCAGCATGCCGGCGAGCAGCAATCCGGTTCTCGCGGACTGGTACGACTACGACGTCGCGACGCATCGAGTGAGCCCCAAGGAGCGCACCTTCTTGCTGCGCACGGCTGCGGGCCATTACGCCAAGCTCAGGGTCTGGGACTGGAAGGACGGCGTGTACAGCCTGTCGCTGGCTCCGGTCGAGCGCCGGGTGCAGATCGTCGAGCTCGAGCTGGACGCCTCCAAGCCGGACGCTTGGACGTACCTGAGCTTGCGGGACGCCAGACAGGTCGAGATCGCGGATCCAGCCCAAAGCGACCTCTGGGACCTCGCCCTGCGGCGCACCCAAATGCGTACCAACTCCGGCACAAGCGGTACGGGCAAGGGCGGGGCCGCGCAGGCGCACGTGATGATGATCGATGCCCTTGCGATGCTGCCCTCCGCGGGCTGGCAGGCCGACCAAGAACGTCCTGCGAGCGATCCATCGGCACCACCGCAGAGCCTCAACCCGGTGCTCTCCGAGTGGTTTGACTACGATGCGAGCACGCATCGCGTGACACCGCGCAAGGTGGTGTTCGCGCTACGCACTGCCGACGGTCACGGCGCGGCCGTACAGGTGCTCGGGTACCGCGACGGCGTCTACTCGCTGCGCATGGCCTTTGCAGGCCCGGGCAGCGGGAGCTTCCGATGA
- a CDS encoding peroxiredoxin translates to MINPGTKLPELTAPACVGVQEGKEFSTFTTRSVAGKWLVLYTYPKDFTFVCPTEIVEFDRNLPAFDKRDALLVGGSTDNEYAHLAWRRSDEALRGLSHPLIHISPELAQALDIVHPSAGVALRATIISDPEGVVRFASANYLSVGRNVEEVLRVLDGLQTGELTACNWRPGEVTLSGSGTR, encoded by the coding sequence ATGATCAATCCAGGAACCAAGTTGCCGGAGCTCACGGCCCCGGCTTGCGTCGGTGTGCAAGAGGGCAAGGAGTTCTCTACCTTCACGACGCGCAGCGTCGCAGGCAAGTGGCTGGTGCTGTACACGTACCCCAAGGACTTCACCTTCGTGTGTCCAACCGAGATTGTGGAGTTCGACCGGAACCTGCCCGCTTTCGACAAGCGTGACGCGCTGCTGGTGGGCGGTTCCACCGACAACGAATACGCCCATCTGGCGTGGAGGCGAAGCGACGAGGCGCTGCGGGGGCTTTCCCACCCGCTCATCCACATCTCTCCCGAGCTCGCGCAAGCGCTCGACATCGTGCATCCGAGCGCCGGGGTTGCGCTTCGCGCCACGATCATCAGCGACCCCGAAGGCGTCGTGCGTTTTGCGAGTGCCAATTACCTCAGCGTTGGCCGCAACGTCGAAGAAGTGCTGCGTGTGCTCGACGGCCTCCAAACGGGAGAGCTCACGGCCTGCAACTGGAGACCGGGAGAGGTCACGCTTTCCGGGAGCGGGACGCGATGA